Proteins from a genomic interval of Capsicum annuum cultivar UCD-10X-F1 chromosome 4, UCD10Xv1.1, whole genome shotgun sequence:
- the LOC107874503 gene encoding receptor kinase-like protein Xa21, which yields MEKLVAFTSFLLLLQYYVISSSAMNQFNISTDQLSLLSLKSQIISDPFHCLDESWSPGTSICHWVGVTCGSRHLRRRFLNPSNMDLTGVIPSELGNLTFLVSLDLVSNNFHGNLPQEMAHLHRLKFLDLSFNSFSAEVPSWIEFIAFTGNSLSGCLPNGLCNGPPILRGLYLSKNKLHGHMPISLSNCSQLQLSGLLENEFDGPIHSEIGRLSNLQNNLSGFLLWEIGNLTKMQHLQISGNMLIGETPKEISKLVELEELSLRNNRFSGSLDMEIFNISGLSVFSEVELPLQLKCSICNYMQHSRALIRNVKFCAAFAIGIS from the exons atggAGAAACTTGTTGCTTTCACCTCTTTTCTCTTGTTGCTTCAGTATTATGTTATAAGCAGTTCAGCCATGAACCAATTTAATATCTCCACTGATCAATTATCTCTTCTTTCCCTGAAATCTCAAATCATTTCGGACCCCTTTCACTGCCTGGATGAAAGTTGGTCTCCAGGTACATCTATTTGTCATTGGGTTGGAGTCACTTGTGGCTCTCGTCACCTGAGAAGGAGATTCTTGAATCCTTCCAACATGGATCTTACAGGAGTAATACCTAGTGAACTAGGGAACCTCacatttcttgtttctcttgatttGGTAAGCAACAATTTCCATGGAAATTTGCCTCAAGAAATGGCACACTTGCATCGGcttaagtttcttgatttaagttTCAACAGCTTCAGCGCGGAGGTTCCCTCTTG gaTCGAATTCATTGCATTTACTGGCAATAGCTTATCAGGATGTCTTCCCAATGGTTTATGCAATGGTCCCCCAATACTCAGAGGGCTTTATCTATCCAAAAACAAGCTTCACGGTCATATGCCTATAAGCTTATCAAATTGTTCACAACTTCAACTCTCGGGTTTATTGGAAAATGAGTTTGATGGACCAATACATAGTGAAATAGGAAGATTGAGTAACTTGCAG AACAATCTTAGTGGATTCTTACTATGGGAGATTGGCAACTTAACCAAGATGCAACATCTACAGATTAGTGGAAATATGCTTATAG GTGAAACACCCAAAGAGATAAGCAAACTCGTTGAGTTGGAGGAACTTAGTCTTAGGAATAATAGATTTAGTGGTTCACTTGATATGGAGATCTTCAACATATCCGGGCTTAGT GTGTTCTCAGAAGTGGAACTGCCATTGCAGTTAAAGTGTTCAATCTGCAACTACATGCAGCATTCAAGAGCTTTGATACGGAATGTGAAGTTCTGCGCAGCCTTCGCCATAGGAATCTCTTAA
- the LOC107874502 gene encoding receptor kinase-like protein Xa21 isoform X1, producing MPNGSLEMYLYSHNYFLDIMKSLRIMIDVACALEYLHHGCSSPVIHCDLKPSNVLLDEDMVAHLSDFGISKLLGDDESELYTKTLASLGYIAPEYGQDGLVSTKYDVYSYGIMLLETFTRRKPSEFEEDLSLKHWVSYSLPDAVVDVVDSKLVPPTDNHLIYKLDCVASIMNVALDCCAESPARQTNMKDVVGMLQKIRIQFLAC from the exons ATGCCTAATGGGAGCCTTGAGATGTATTTGTATTCGCACAACTACTTCTTAGACATCATGAAAAGTCTAAGAATAatgatagatgtggcatgtgCATTGGAATATCTGCACCATGGTTGCTCATCGCCTGTGATTCACTGTGATCTGAAGCCGAGTAATGTCTTgctggatgaggatatggttgcCCACCTAAGCGACTTTGGTATTTCAAAACTGCTTGGTGATGATGAAAGTGAATTATACACTAAAACCTTAGCATCATTGGGTTATATTGCTCCAG AGTATGGACAAGATGGATTGGTGTCTACTAAATATGATGTCTATAGTTATGGAATCATGTTACTGGAAACGTTTACTAGGAGAAAGCCTAGTGAGTTTGAGGAAGATCTTAGCTTGAAGCACTGGGTGAGTTATTCACTTCCTGATGCAGTAGTGGATGTTGTGGATTCCAAATTGGTTCCACCAACAGATAATCACTTAATTTATAAGTTGGACTGTGTGGCATCAATCATGAATGTTGCACTGGATTGCTGTGCTGAATCTCCAGCAAGACAGACAAATATGAAAGATGTTGTAGGGATGTTACAAAAGATCAGAATTCAATTTCTCGCATGTTGA
- the LOC107874502 gene encoding probable receptor-like protein kinase At3g17420 isoform X2, with amino-acid sequence MPNGSLEMYLYSHNYFLDIMKSLRIMIDVACALEYLHHGCSSPVIHCDLKPSNVLLDEDMVAHLSDFGISKLLGDDESELYTKTLASLGYIAPEYGQDGLVSTKYDVYSYGIMLLETFTRRKPSEFEEDLSLKHWQSLPVGVCIAER; translated from the exons ATGCCTAATGGGAGCCTTGAGATGTATTTGTATTCGCACAACTACTTCTTAGACATCATGAAAAGTCTAAGAATAatgatagatgtggcatgtgCATTGGAATATCTGCACCATGGTTGCTCATCGCCTGTGATTCACTGTGATCTGAAGCCGAGTAATGTCTTgctggatgaggatatggttgcCCACCTAAGCGACTTTGGTATTTCAAAACTGCTTGGTGATGATGAAAGTGAATTATACACTAAAACCTTAGCATCATTGGGTTATATTGCTCCAG AGTATGGACAAGATGGATTGGTGTCTACTAAATATGATGTCTATAGTTATGGAATCATGTTACTGGAAACGTTTACTAGGAGAAAGCCTAGTGAGTTTGAGGAAGATCTTAGCTTGAAGCACTGG CAATCCTTGCCAGTAGGCGTTTGCATTGCAGAACGGTGA